In Caldanaerobius fijiensis DSM 17918, the following proteins share a genomic window:
- a CDS encoding recombination directionality factor, giving the protein MIKGLSEIRRLPRIGKIHLGVKDETNKGAKYPRAVDYFVVKLDENTPESSVNAFKSIYGDRPKELDIIFPSDDPNRFFPQWLKRYGGGKLLCKGDGETAQQVDAQTGEIKEIPCLYMECPHYKKKHCKSVGNLKFLIQGIPGGVWQIDTSSYYSIVNINSAIDIIKSANGGHIAGIPLKLVRNPIKVTADGKPKTIYVLNLYQPQPQPTKEEPKTENSGVDGEPELPDSDDLPEDLFPDDEPEPEPVEQVKNTSEEQTENNTVPNVSEYEPNFNDCLIVQSIAYELINGKKFARIEVCDTNGENGRVVYPKDPRPIIKAGQYAVLKDCKITKMGERDVLESYEVLGQKEAM; this is encoded by the coding sequence ATGATTAAAGGTTTATCGGAAATAAGGAGACTGCCGAGGATCGGGAAAATCCACCTCGGCGTAAAGGATGAAACGAACAAGGGCGCGAAGTATCCACGTGCGGTGGACTACTTCGTGGTCAAACTTGACGAGAACACGCCTGAGAGTTCTGTCAACGCTTTTAAGTCTATATACGGCGACCGTCCGAAAGAGCTGGATATCATATTCCCTTCGGACGACCCCAACAGGTTCTTCCCGCAGTGGCTGAAACGTTACGGCGGAGGTAAGCTGCTGTGCAAGGGTGACGGCGAAACGGCGCAGCAGGTGGACGCCCAGACAGGCGAGATAAAGGAAATTCCATGCCTGTACATGGAGTGTCCGCACTACAAGAAGAAACACTGTAAATCCGTCGGGAATCTAAAATTCCTTATTCAGGGAATACCCGGCGGTGTGTGGCAGATAGACACCAGCTCGTACTATTCCATAGTAAACATCAACAGCGCAATTGACATCATAAAATCTGCAAACGGCGGCCACATAGCGGGTATACCGTTAAAACTGGTAAGAAACCCAATAAAAGTGACGGCCGACGGCAAGCCGAAAACCATATATGTTCTAAATCTGTATCAACCCCAGCCCCAGCCGACCAAGGAAGAACCAAAAACGGAAAACAGTGGAGTTGACGGCGAACCGGAGCTGCCGGATTCGGACGATCTGCCGGAGGATTTGTTCCCGGACGACGAACCCGAACCGGAGCCGGTTGAGCAGGTTAAAAATACGTCGGAGGAGCAGACCGAAAACAATACCGTACCAAATGTATCTGAATATGAACCAAATTTCAACGACTGCTTAATAGTGCAATCGATCGCATATGAACTCATCAATGGCAAAAAGTTTGCCAGAATCGAGGTGTGTGATACGAACGGCGAGAACGGCAGGGTAGTATATCCAAAAGACCCAAGGCCTATTATCAAAGCAGGACAATATGCAGTATTGAAAGACTGCAAAATAACAAAAATGGGCGAACGAGATGTGCTTGAGTCATACGAGGTCTTGGGGCAAAAAGAAGCAATGTAA
- a CDS encoding DUF5697 family protein has translation MYFTHRQKQALNIIKEYGCAGKNQIKTLTKCADKDINMLISQRYVEKHGDVLTVPAGKPDIRTLMSLEVLVHFSKDLKWHVKADFPYIITFHAGGKVYDVTAVTEEDVILGPAIERVRTENTIVVVQDIDIINRLNIKRNVLYCTVKPIKWYRKEGQHP, from the coding sequence GTGTATTTTACCCACAGGCAGAAACAGGCTTTAAACATAATCAAGGAATACGGCTGCGCAGGGAAAAACCAAATAAAGACACTCACAAAATGTGCGGATAAGGATATAAACATGCTCATATCGCAGAGATACGTCGAAAAACACGGCGATGTGCTGACGGTACCGGCGGGCAAACCGGACATAAGGACATTGATGTCCCTTGAGGTGCTCGTGCACTTTTCAAAGGATTTGAAGTGGCACGTGAAGGCCGACTTTCCGTACATAATCACGTTCCATGCGGGCGGAAAGGTGTACGATGTGACGGCGGTCACGGAGGAAGATGTGATACTGGGCCCGGCGATAGAGAGGGTCAGGACGGAAAACACGATCGTCGTGGTGCAAGACATCGATATCATAAACAGATTGAACATAAAACGAAATGTGCTGTACTGTACGGTTAAGCCAATAAAGTGGTACAGAAAAGAGGGACAGCACCCTTAA
- a CDS encoding S1 RNA-binding domain-containing protein: MAIKMENWIDIYASRQSGKILTGTLSAVERVKWGDEEIPCAVVFYNGVKVIIPFSEMNVREDIHVIRSMMGAEIDFVVRAIDTENEMAMASRKYAMELRRKLELPKHKEGDIIQVRVDAVGRDAVYVEAYGIEARIPKSEVDYGFVRDLSEYVQVGDRVLAKIKKLDLENGKITLSIKETKPDPRTTIKKKYSVGGEYLATVTGMDYYGVFVNLEQGVDALCVLPNWSDFNVSPGDKLLVKITRINEKEGKITAKMVRVVKRAV; this comes from the coding sequence ATGGCTATAAAGATGGAGAACTGGATCGATATATATGCTTCAAGGCAGAGCGGAAAGATTTTAACAGGCACGCTGAGTGCCGTGGAAAGGGTAAAATGGGGCGATGAGGAGATACCCTGCGCCGTCGTGTTCTACAACGGCGTCAAAGTCATAATCCCGTTTTCAGAAATGAACGTGCGTGAGGATATACATGTCATAAGGAGTATGATGGGCGCTGAAATAGACTTCGTCGTGAGGGCCATAGACACGGAGAACGAGATGGCCATGGCCAGCAGGAAGTACGCCATGGAGCTGAGAAGGAAGCTGGAACTTCCGAAGCATAAAGAAGGCGACATAATACAGGTGAGGGTGGATGCCGTCGGCCGTGATGCCGTGTACGTCGAGGCCTACGGTATCGAAGCAAGGATACCGAAAAGCGAAGTTGACTACGGGTTTGTCAGGGACCTGTCGGAGTATGTGCAGGTGGGCGACAGGGTGCTGGCAAAGATAAAGAAGCTGGATTTGGAAAACGGAAAGATAACCCTGTCAATAAAGGAGACGAAACCCGATCCAAGAACGACGATAAAGAAGAAATATTCTGTCGGCGGCGAATACCTTGCGACGGTAACCGGTATGGACTACTACGGCGTGTTTGTCAATCTGGAACAGGGTGTAGATGCGCTGTGCGTGCTGCCCAACTGGTCGGATTTCAACGTCAGTCCGGGCGACAAACTGCTCGTGAAAATCACGAGGATAAACGAAAAGGAAGGGAAAATAACTGCGAAAATGGTGAGGGTGGTGAAGAGGGCGGTTTGA
- a CDS encoding DUF6011 domain-containing protein: MQRVPEPHPTCQRCGRPLKNPHSVELGLGPTCARKIYAERQVTMDLSTYVSKKAAV, translated from the coding sequence ATGCAGAGAGTGCCTGAACCGCACCCGACGTGCCAAAGGTGCGGAAGGCCCTTGAAAAACCCGCACTCGGTTGAGCTGGGTTTGGGGCCGACGTGCGCAAGAAAAATATACGCCGAAAGACAGGTTACAATGGATCTTTCGACGTATGTCAGCAAGAAGGCGGCGGTATAA
- a CDS encoding DUF3232 domain-containing protein, which produces MEDYIKDCNHYAKTVADMEGALTVARYRLEGEEYREYIANLDRNRKIAHDALIASTKLLNKLCKIYGEPAIYTGGESRIEIAKFAIAVTDELVTTRTL; this is translated from the coding sequence GTGGAGGATTACATTAAAGACTGCAACCACTATGCAAAAACTGTTGCGGATATGGAAGGTGCACTGACGGTAGCAAGATACAGACTGGAAGGCGAAGAGTATCGCGAGTATATTGCTAATCTTGATAGAAACCGAAAAATCGCTCACGATGCTCTGATTGCCTCAACAAAGCTTTTAAACAAGCTTTGCAAAATATACGGCGAACCGGCTATTTACACCGGTGGGGAGAGCAGGATAGAAATAGCCAAGTTTGCCATAGCAGTCACAGACGAGCTGGTTACAACAAGAACTTTGTAG
- a CDS encoding host-nuclease inhibitor Gam family protein yields MFELEAIETENIEPVEELIDDQLGNTGDEVWHIKDDNTADWAIEKIRALKAEYARKEKVAQAKIRQIQDWLEQQKRRGDSSIAFFEGKLREYFETLNEKALKKSKTQLSYSLPAGKLILKQQQPKFIIDDTKLLEWLKQSGKSKFIRVKEEPDWASLKKFATVIADKIVDENGEIVDGVKVVEQAPKFVIEINEGD; encoded by the coding sequence ATGTTTGAATTGGAAGCCATTGAAACAGAAAACATCGAACCGGTGGAAGAGCTGATCGACGATCAGCTCGGTAACACCGGTGACGAAGTCTGGCATATAAAGGATGACAATACGGCCGATTGGGCCATTGAAAAAATCAGGGCCCTTAAGGCCGAATATGCCAGAAAGGAGAAAGTTGCTCAGGCCAAAATACGACAGATACAGGATTGGCTTGAGCAACAAAAAAGGCGGGGGGACAGTTCAATTGCCTTTTTCGAGGGCAAATTGAGGGAATACTTTGAAACCCTTAATGAAAAAGCCCTCAAAAAGAGCAAAACTCAACTATCATACAGTCTGCCTGCTGGCAAGTTAATACTCAAGCAACAGCAACCCAAGTTTATCATAGATGATACAAAGCTGCTTGAGTGGCTAAAACAGTCCGGTAAATCTAAATTTATACGTGTTAAAGAAGAGCCGGACTGGGCGAGCCTGAAGAAGTTCGCGACCGTCATCGCAGACAAAATTGTTGATGAAAACGGCGAGATTGTGGACGGGGTGAAGGTCGTCGAGCAGGCTCCAAAGTTCGTTATTGAAATCAATGAGGGAGATTGA
- a CDS encoding ParB/RepB/Spo0J family partition protein, with protein sequence MEMIDVSLLREHPRNSEFFDDIEGDRWKEFLESIRTSGIIVPLIVTRDYLIVSGNQRYRAAKKLGLKQVPCEVRDYHDKNGVPAEDLILKDLIETNLRQRGLGNLNPMKMARCILELERIYGIKHGGSRKDENNYQELPGSSWMKSQSDLAKDIGISEARLKQLKKLNDLIPELQRLVEERKLSSKSAEQLAYLDEEVQRQVVSVLGDEIGKMSLEQAKAIRKEAEENIQSLIEELNRVKEENAQRDIELQTVRQELMKKGDELKRYESKTIETEQKVRELEQSEDVIPDNVRQEIEMLKKKRDELQTEIEEVQKEIEQLKKTLEKKDESYNKLKAEYETLKYHSEKKYEHNISGKPDYVDYAYAVSEFLKKVSPYVYYADKFAEMDDEEREKWLEKADYVQIWVDDFKAALRKNKGGGNPAKVIYLERNDKDRKD encoded by the coding sequence ATGGAAATGATTGATGTGTCGCTTTTAAGGGAGCATCCGAGAAACAGCGAGTTCTTTGACGACATTGAGGGAGACAGATGGAAGGAGTTTCTGGAGAGCATCAGGACGAGCGGCATAATCGTGCCGCTCATCGTGACCCGCGACTATTTGATCGTATCGGGCAACCAGCGGTACAGGGCTGCAAAGAAGCTGGGCTTGAAGCAGGTGCCGTGCGAGGTGAGAGACTACCACGACAAAAACGGCGTGCCTGCTGAGGACCTGATACTGAAGGACTTGATTGAGACGAACCTGCGTCAGAGAGGGCTTGGTAACCTGAACCCGATGAAGATGGCAAGATGTATTTTGGAGCTGGAAAGGATATACGGGATAAAGCACGGTGGAAGCCGAAAAGATGAAAACAATTATCAAGAGCTACCCGGTAGCTCTTGGATGAAATCACAATCGGACTTAGCGAAAGACATCGGTATAAGTGAAGCTAGACTAAAACAACTCAAGAAGCTCAACGATTTAATTCCCGAACTGCAGCGACTTGTAGAAGAGAGAAAGCTGTCGTCAAAGTCAGCTGAACAACTTGCATATCTGGATGAGGAGGTGCAGAGGCAGGTGGTATCCGTGCTGGGCGATGAGATTGGTAAAATGTCGCTGGAGCAGGCCAAAGCAATCCGAAAAGAAGCTGAAGAAAATATCCAGAGCTTAATCGAGGAACTCAACAGGGTGAAAGAGGAGAACGCACAGAGGGATATCGAGCTTCAAACCGTGCGTCAGGAGCTGATGAAAAAGGGCGATGAGTTGAAGCGCTATGAAAGCAAAACAATTGAAACCGAACAAAAGGTGAGGGAGCTGGAGCAATCGGAGGATGTCATCCCGGACAACGTGAGGCAGGAAATCGAAATGCTGAAGAAAAAACGCGATGAACTGCAGACGGAAATTGAAGAAGTGCAAAAAGAGATAGAACAGCTGAAAAAGACACTTGAGAAAAAGGACGAAAGCTACAACAAATTAAAAGCCGAATATGAAACCTTGAAATACCATTCGGAAAAAAAGTACGAACACAATATTTCAGGTAAGCCGGACTACGTGGATTACGCATACGCCGTGAGCGAGTTCCTGAAAAAGGTCTCACCGTACGTGTACTATGCTGACAAGTTTGCGGAGATGGACGATGAGGAAAGGGAGAAATGGCTGGAGAAGGCCGACTACGTGCAGATATGGGTTGACGACTTCAAAGCCGCTTTGAGAAAAAACAAAGGAGGTGGTAACCCTGCGAAAGTGATCTATCTTGAGAGAAACGACAAGGACCGTAAGGACTGA
- a CDS encoding polysaccharide deacetylase family protein has product MFKKLSALCIAVAVLLAAACSIHAATQDKTKVSVLLYHHFYTQEQAERFKGNDAAMPIEEFAEQMKYLHDNGYKTVMLKDLQDFIQGKKILSPKSVAIVMDDGYESNYTLAYPILKKYGYTAAVFVIAGSIQNSPHCTRPVSTPHMTMDEIRKAEDVFTYGSHTYNMHSAQNGVPYLLVKSDGDIMADLLASRWILNGTPYFAYPYGAYNEHLINLLKRAGFTMAFTTKRGYVVQGADPYALPRFPVLPETSMEQFKKIVEGRD; this is encoded by the coding sequence GTGTTTAAAAAACTGTCAGCTCTATGTATTGCTGTTGCCGTCCTGCTTGCCGCGGCCTGCTCAATCCATGCAGCGACACAGGATAAAACAAAAGTGTCCGTGCTTCTGTACCACCATTTTTACACGCAGGAGCAGGCGGAACGGTTCAAAGGCAACGATGCAGCAATGCCCATTGAAGAGTTTGCCGAACAGATGAAGTACCTGCACGACAACGGGTACAAAACAGTAATGCTTAAAGATTTGCAGGACTTCATTCAAGGCAAGAAGATATTGTCGCCCAAAAGCGTTGCAATTGTCATGGACGATGGGTACGAAAGCAACTACACGCTGGCTTATCCGATACTCAAAAAATACGGGTACACAGCTGCAGTATTCGTCATTGCAGGCTCAATACAAAATTCGCCGCACTGCACAAGGCCCGTATCCACTCCGCACATGACGATGGACGAAATAAGAAAGGCGGAAGATGTGTTCACGTACGGCAGCCACACCTACAACATGCACAGTGCACAAAACGGCGTGCCGTACCTGCTTGTCAAAAGCGACGGCGACATCATGGCCGATCTTCTGGCAAGCAGGTGGATATTAAACGGAACGCCGTACTTTGCATACCCGTACGGAGCGTACAACGAACACCTGATAAACCTGCTGAAGCGTGCAGGGTTCACAATGGCATTCACGACGAAACGAGGGTATGTGGTGCAGGGAGCTGACCCGTACGCACTTCCGCGGTTTCCGGTACTGCCGGAAACAAGCATGGAGCAGTTCAAAAAGATTGTTGAAGGCAGAGATTGA